A region of Antedon mediterranea chromosome 8, ecAntMedi1.1, whole genome shotgun sequence DNA encodes the following proteins:
- the LOC140057047 gene encoding uncharacterized protein: protein MSENISSLLECPLCFEPFDNNIRLPKMLSCQHTSCLDCLDRIVGKKKKVQCPTCRYEYKVPKTGVKALPNNLTIISMMCHVTEKQRRLLETKQSNIEALRQTILSKIQNVNDKMPTLESIKQVTKTKKNTDQKSLIKSIDDCFQTIYLSLEKRREVLRNDVDDHFKKENDITLRISTIEENKRKAATFCSTVVDTLEGNSNLSEEELTSLSHTATDVLPKIRELTKQILDVNTTIENNRPIVFSNVMEASLVSQISCLGKIQQTNNSDSDIQSSKNINDLIGSTRNIAIDVKEQNKHHANPEAHGDHNETCNNNENPSGKHYDVESKRNALKVVLNGHPVCYNWNDEEPVTFGLTYFDKLEEGPLDLALIRNANNIKELAVTTEFSQSVGVFDEKLSLDKKLCDEPWFGHVRGLCTDDRGRLVTVTNIGDIYLFDNTCISSRNKRIYSVYQGQGAVHSDFASTKCGIAMTSKRVIYLANDRDGCIDAIRGRTGKLIRKIGKNQCMEARGISLTSDEKILVADARNHCVWLFTPDGQCVRKYGKQGNDIGELSEPWGVDVDRDDNVVVADTGNHRIQIFDKDGKCLAILGEHGSNAGQFDWPMSVTVTINRKIIVCDSGNYRIQIL from the coding sequence atgtcAGAAAATATATCTTCGCTTTTAGAATGTCCATTATGTTTCGAACCTTTCGATAACAATATACGCTTACCTAAGATGCTTTCTTGTCAGCATACATCATGTTTAGACTGTCTTGATAGAATCGTCGGCAAAAAGAAAAAGGTACAATGTCCTACTTGTCGCTATGAATATAAAGTCCCGAAAACGGGCGTCAAAGCTCTTCCAAATAACCTGACTATAATAAGCATGATGTGCCATGTGACTGAAAAACAACGCAGGCTATTGGAAACAAAACAGAGCAACATTGAGGCTCTTAGACAAACTATTTTGTCAAAAATACAGAACGTTAATGATAAGATGCCAACATTGGAGTCTATCAAGCAAGTGAcgaaaacaaagaaaaacacAGACCAGAAATCGTTGATAAAGTCCATAGATGACTGTTTCCAAACTATTTACTTAAGCTTAGAAAAAAGACGTGAGGTCCTAAGAAATGACGTCGACGACCACTTCAAAAAGGAAAATGACATTACTTTACGGATTTCCACCATAGAGGAGAACAAAAGAAAAGCGGCAACCTTCTGCTCGACAGTAGTGGACACGTTAGAAGGTAACAGCAATCTCTCAGAAGAAGAACTTACTTCGCTTTCACACACGGCTACAGATGTTCTTCCAAAGATACGCGAGTTGACTAAACAAATTCTCGATGTAAACACAACCATCGAAAACAACAGACCAatagtattctcaaatgttatGGAAGCCTCTCTAGTATCTCAGATTAGCTGTCTTGGTAAAATCCAGCAAACAAATAATTCGGATTCTGATATCCAATcatcaaaaaatataaacgatTTGATAGGTTCCACCAGAAATATTGCCATTGATGtcaaagaacaaaataaacatcatGCAAACCCTGAAGCACATGGTGATCATAATGAAACTTGTAATAATAACGAAAATCCATCTGGCAAACATTATGATGTAGAATCTAAAAGGAATGCTTTAAAAGTTGTACTGAATGGACACCCTGTATGCTACAACTGGAACGACGAAGAACCAGTAACCTTTGGGTTAACATATTTTGATAAATTGGAAGAAGGACCGTTAGATTTAGCATTGATTCGCAACGCAAACAACATAAAAGAACTTGCCGTCACAACAGAATTCAGTCAGTCTGTTGGTGTATTTGACGAAAAACTGTCCCTTGATAAGAAGCTCTGTGATGAACCATGGTTCGGACATGTCCGTGGACTATGTACAGATGATAGGGGAAGACTTGTTACGGTAACAAACATTGGAGacatttatttgtttgacaATACCTGCATTTCATCAAGAAACAAACGTATTTATTCGGTCTACCAGGGCCAGGGAGCTGTTCATTCTGATTTTGCAAGTACGAAGTGCGGAATTGCTATGACTAGTAAGCGGGTCATCTATCTAGCCAACGACAGAGATGGATGTATTGATGCTATACGTGGAAGAACTGGAAAGCTCATTAGGAAGATCGGTAAAAATCAGTGTATGGAGGCGAGGGGAATATCGCTGACTAGTGATGAGAAAATACTAGTAGCGGACGCACGAAACCACTGTGTGTGGTTGTTCACGCCAGACGGGCAATGTGTTAGAAAGTATGGGAAACAAGGGAACGATATTGGAGAATTATCTGAGCCATGGGGAGTGGATGTTGATAGGGATGATAATGTAGTGGTCGCAGATACCGGAAATCATCGTATTCAAATATTCGACAAGGATGGAAAATGTTTGGCGATTTTAGGGGAACACGGAAGTAATGCTGGGCAGTTCGATTGGCCGATGTCAGTAACTGTAACGATTAATAGAAAGATTATAGTATGCGATAGCGGAAACTATAGGATACAAATCCTTTAA